TCCCTTCAGACGCTGTCCATTACAGAATCTATGAAGGTGAGTGAAACAGGAGTTTTTAcctgggctgctgctgagacccGTCAGAACCTCTAGAGCACATTTCTGAACTTTTCCAGATCCAACCAGGTTCCTGAAAACCTCAGAGCAGCCCgaggacagggaggaagagTCTCCACTGACGATCCTCAACAAGGACAGAACCGCCGTGAGGATTGAAACCGGAGGACAGGGGAGCAAGTCCCcaggctgaggggggggggggaacagaacAGAGAGACGTGATGTTAGGCTGCTACACGTTATAAAtactgtgtctcctcctcctgtagaACCAGACGCCTTTGTGTTCTCACCATGAGTGTGATCGGTGGAGTGtgggtcagacacacacagatcatcGAGACGCAGGAGGTTTTAATCTTCAGCTTCTCGGCAATTGAAAAGCGATGCTCCTCTACTGcaagaacagaaaataaataagtcaCATGGACTTTTAACCTGTTCCCTTCTCTAATGTGTTCCTcccagtgtgttacctgtggtGTCTGTGCCCAGCAGAGTCTGACCAGTGACAATGTGGAGGGGCAGCAGGAGTATTCTCACAGCCCAAGCTGTGTGGACGGTGTCTCTGAGGAAGAGAAACCCAGAGAATGACACTAAAACCAGTTCAAAAGGAAGTTGTACTGGTGTGGGAGTGTGAACAGATGCTCACTGGTGATGACGACCTCCGCGCAGGAAAGCAGCTGCTGCACCAATGAGGTCCGAGGGTTTGGTGATGTTCAGCATGGACGAGAGAAGACGAGTGACACGCTGGTCCGGGACACAGTCATCAgtgctggagctgctgaaaacaaacacagaggaacttAAACCTAAATCTGAACCTTGTTAGaaatatgtatttctttttatgttgtgtttagGAACCAACTGTGGTttaagccagccaccagggggcaatcaacaAATTGTGACTTCACTTTaagtggagctgtcatgtcgtctatCATAACATATGATGCTTTGTTGCATTGTTCCCACGACTAATATCTTCAAACCATCAAACCATATGGGCGAGCTGTTCTACCTGTATGCAGCCAGTATGATGtccatgagagggggggtgAGTTGACTGTATCCTGCCGCCACCAGCTCCTGCAGAGAGTCGGCGACTGTCCCGAGCAGCTTGTCCCGGAGAGGCTGCCGGGCCCGAGCCAGGAGCAGAGCCAGCAGCTTGAGAACCTGCTGACTCTGATGGAGCCCGGTGTTCTCTTTGGGAAGCAGCGACTCCTTGAGGAACTGTGAGATTGTCCCGAGCACAGAGGAGTAATCCTGGCTGAAGGGCTCCTCGTCACTGATGGAGGTTTGTGTCCTCTCGACTTTCCCGTGATCCTTAAATGTGCCGTTACCGCCCGGCTGAAAGAAGACCAGGGTGTGGGCGAGCGTTTGATTTGCAGCCGAGGCCACAAACAGACTCGAGTCCGTCTGAAGTTGCAGGAGCGGCACAATGAAATCTggagaatacaaaaaaaagattcaaatGGTAAAAATGTTCAGACAAAACTAACACGTTGTGAGGAGAAGGTTTCCAGACTCACCTGCTTgtacaaagaaagtgaaagcCTTCGAATGCTGCAGCATGTTCCTCAAGCCCTGGATCCAGCCAATCCGTATGCAGGGATCCTCCCAGAGCCCGGCGTCCCGCCAGTGCTGAGGGTTGAACGCCATGTCCAGAACGGATCCCTgcgacagagggggggggggggatccccaGAGTTAGCTGGATTTACAACAGTGAGTGACAGTAGTTTAGTAAAAGAACACAAGTTCTACCTGAAGCGTTTTGAAGCCGTGCTCCGTGGAGGCTATTAAACCAGAGAGCTTGAGGGTGAAGCAGATGACACCAGGGTCTGAGGAGGTTTTGAGAACCACAGCGGAGATGAACTCGAGCAGACATGGACACGTCTCCTGCACAGATCCACCTATTAACGTCAAAAATAGAGCtttaaacacatatttataACACGTTATTTGGGAAATGTGCTCCATTCATCATGTGTAAGTTACAGGAGCCGTCTCAGGGACAGTTTTAAATAAAGCTCACAAATCAAAGCAATAAACTGATTAATCaattaagaagaaaaaacttaAACTGCAACTGTTTTAAGGCTGTTTATTCAATATTCCAGTGGGAAATGATTAACAACCACTGAtgcctgtttttaaaatgtggacCTGAAAGTAACAatttaaaacgtgtgtgtgtgtgtgtgtgtgtgtctgtctgtgtgtagggaTTATTGAAGGGTACCGACCAGCCTCGGTCAGTCCCGTGAACCAGtccagcagcttctccaggCTGGTGTCATCGGGCAGAGAGGACCCTGAGCCCCGCAGCACCTCACACACCCGGGGCAGCAGCGACACACACTCCCGGTCCATGGCTCCGGTCCCTTCACACCAACACTCAGGCAACCCACGAGGAAGAAGCTATGTTTTTAGCACGTGCtagcttaaaaaataaaaagcacacgCTGTAGTTTGTTTTCCTTGTAGTTTCTCTAATCGAGCATCTCGCGGGAAACAGTGTGACGTTTCCCgggtgtctctctctttcttccggGTGAAACATGAGCGTCACCGTAAAATAAACCCCACCAGCCGTGTTCGCCGATCTGTAAACAAACCGAGAAGGCTAAGATACGCACGCGGCGCCATCTTTGttggttccatgtgttttaTAGCTCGGCTTTTTCCGCGCAGCGCCGCTTCCCCTTGGATCCGGATCCGGCGCGACGTTTCCGCCGCATCGTCCATTTTCCCCGTAGCCGCACATGGTGCCACACCGGCCCGACACCGCCAGCCTCCCCTCGCCTTagctttgtttttaaagctcgCGCATCCGTCTCCCAGGCCTGTTAAATGCAAGACACGGTGGACATGGTGGACGACCCCGAGTACGACGAGGAGGAGCCCTCCTTCAGCGACCCGGAGGACTTCGTGGATGACGTCGAGGAAGAGGGTGAGCTGCGGCAGGAAACACGCCGGCTTTACGGCCTGGTGCTAACAGTTAGCACTTAGCCGCAGCGGGCTCCCAGGCGGCGGTGCTACGGATTTTTTACCGCGTCAGCTTGTCCGATTTATCTCCAGGGATTCCGGTTAAAGAAGTTagcataataaatatttttcatttaaagggTTTCCTGGCTAACGTTACCCGACGATTAGCCGCCCACTGACGCCGTTTGCAGGCTGTGGCCCAGTCGCTGTCACTGGATCATTAACCAGCCCCGCGGGGAGGCGGAAGCTACCGGGGAAGCATCGTGAACGTGTGTGAACGAAAAGCAGAGGCTCCATTGTGACGCTTCAAACTGTGGATCACACGAACCCGGCTGCTTGTAACCGTCGCCTCGGTGCACACTGGAGATAAAGGGCTGATCCATGAGCCTGATCCCCGGCAGATAAAACGCGATCCAACCGTCCACCAGCTGTGGGCTCCAGTGCCCCACAAAAGGCTTCTGTCGGtgcctttttaaaacaacactgaCTCCGGGGGTGTCTGTGAATCCATCAGTACAATGAGTGATAAACCGAATGATACAGACCCAGCCTCTGTAGACACAGAGACGGTCTGTGGGGGTGCAGGGGTTTGGTTGGATCTACAGCAGTTGATTCATTAACAAAGGCTAAAGTGACTCCTAGCAAGAAAATATCTCATTCATAATCATAAGccagagagaagcagcaaaTACTCACTGGATTCTTGTAGTATTCCGgaaatcaattaattaattattgcaGCACTAATTGTATCTTAGCTATTTGTGCTAAAGCATTCTATAGAGTtgttatttgtataatttagggGTCGCACATCTCAGTATATTACAATTAGAGCCTGACTGATGTGAATCATCTGCCAGTGGTGATACCGATCTCAGGTAACAAGGAAATCAGATATTGGGCAATGATGTCGCCATTAACACCCACATGACAAGACATGTAATTGAGATTTGATAAACAATACGCAAACTATACAGGTTTTAATTGACAGATACCATTAACCCCTTGATACCTACCATTGGTATTTAAAAGGGATGTCGGTGGTCTCATGTAGTTGAAGACC
This is a stretch of genomic DNA from Pleuronectes platessa chromosome 3, fPlePla1.1, whole genome shotgun sequence. It encodes these proteins:
- the brat1 gene encoding BRCA1-associated ATM activator 1 isoform X3, which produces MDRECVSLLPRVCEVLRGSGSSLPDDTSLEKLLDWFTGLTEAGGSVQETCPCLLEFISAVVLKTSSDPGVICFTLKLSGLIASTEHGFKTLQGSVLDMAFNPQHWRDAGLWEDPCIRIGWIQGLRNMLQHSKAFTFFVQADFIVPLLQLQTDSSLFVASAANQTLAHTLVFFQPGGNGTFKDHGKVERTQTSISDEEPFSQDYSSVLGTISQFLKESLLPKENTGLHQSQQVLKLLALLLARARQPLRDKLLGTVADSLQELVAAGYSQLTPPLMDIILAAYSSSTDDCVPDQRVTRLLSSMLNITKPSDLIGAAAAFLRGGRHHQDTVHTAWAVRILLLPLHIVTGQTLLGTDTTVEEHRFSIAEKLKIKTSCVSMICVCLTHTPPITLMPGDLLPCPPVSILTAVLSLLRIVSGDSSSLSSGCSEVFRNLVGSGKVQKCALEVLTGLSSSPGMKDKQTEVVTVLIQYLNNPDSDPTVIHKSYQALLKWMSVCEDVSSLTDNFKQDLIDVVKKRVCDMRWEVRDSTVEFLGKLAGVLKQGEETCGALLGGCWSTPLLREALQDPESYVRASAISALAQTLEPSWHQGAAVTQGQTDIVTRLLEILSQDTEAFARRAVVQYFIAWFSSRSSHTSPLSSPSSSSSSSSSSLRTNSVSSVLSLGSADLDWEVKVHTLELAELLMDEACSGHRGYRKGSDTPPALRHPYAVISARPLGEGAESDLAGALRNLVEQGVVWALLSGLVDCDRPVGLKACQLLITLRDTVCPRPPPGASPATAAASKVSCELPGCGWGREIRKIPGMKRLDRVKEADVAHRTRCGEVGIERTSEGGDSVCVSVCDILSSLGLDEKLDELSQSSDHVHNSALSLLQDILTASAAHTQQDTEPGQEVIVDCY
- the brat1 gene encoding BRCA1-associated ATM activator 1 isoform X1 yields the protein MDRECVSLLPRVCEVLRGSGSSLPDDTSLEKLLDWFTGLTEAGGSVQETCPCLLEFISAVVLKTSSDPGVICFTLKLSGLIASTEHGFKTLQGSVLDMAFNPQHWRDAGLWEDPCIRIGWIQGLRNMLQHSKAFTFFVQADFIVPLLQLQTDSSLFVASAANQTLAHTLVFFQPGGNGTFKDHGKVERTQTSISDEEPFSQDYSSVLGTISQFLKESLLPKENTGLHQSQQVLKLLALLLARARQPLRDKLLGTVADSLQELVAAGYSQLTPPLMDIILAAYSSSSTDDCVPDQRVTRLLSSMLNITKPSDLIGAAAAFLRGGRHHQDTVHTAWAVRILLLPLHIVTGQTLLGTDTTVEEHRFSIAEKLKIKTSCVSMICVCLTHTPPITLMPGDLLPCPPVSILTAVLSLLRIVSGDSSSLSSGCSEVFRNLVGSGKVQKCALEVLTGLSSSPGMKDKQTEVVTVLIQYLNNPDSDPTVIHKSYQALLKWMSVCEDVSSLTDNFKQDLIDVVKKRVCDMRWEVRDSTVEFLGKLAGVLKQGEETCGALLGGCWSTPLLREALQDPESYVRASAISALAQTLEPSWHQGAAVTQGQTDIVTRLLEILSQDTEAFARRAVVQYFIAWFSSRSSHTSPLSSPSSSSSSSSSSLRTNSVSSVLSLGSADLDWEVKVHTLELAELLMDEACSGHRGYRKGSDTPPALRHPYAVISARPLGEGAESDLAGALRNLVEQGVVWALLSGLVDCDRPVGLKACQLLITLRDTVCPRPPPGASPATAAASKVSCELPGCGWGREIRKIPGMKRLDRVKEADVAHRTRCGEVGIERTSEGGDSVCVSVCDILSSLGLDEKLDELSQSSDHVHNSALSLLQDILTASAAHTQQDTEPGQEVIVDCY
- the brat1 gene encoding BRCA1-associated ATM activator 1 isoform X2, which encodes MDRECVSLLPRVCEVLRGSGSSLPDDTSLEKLLDWFTGLTEAGGSVQETCPCLLEFISAVVLKTSSDPGVICFTLKLSGLIASTEHGFKTLQGSVLDMAFNPQHWRDAGLWEDPCIRIGWIQGLRNMLQHSKAFTFFVQADFIVPLLQLQTDSSLFVASAANQTLAHTLVFFQPGGNGTFKDHGKVERTQTSISDEEPFSQDYSSVLGTISQFLKESLLPKENTGLHQSQQVLKLLALLLARARQPLRDKLLGTVADSLQELVAAGYSQLTPPLMDIILAAYSSSSTDDCVPDQRVTRLLSSMLNITKPSDLIGAAAAFLRGGRHHQDTVHTAWAVRILLLPLHIVTGQTLLGTDTTEEHRFSIAEKLKIKTSCVSMICVCLTHTPPITLMPGDLLPCPPVSILTAVLSLLRIVSGDSSSLSSGCSEVFRNLVGSGKVQKCALEVLTGLSSSPGMKDKQTEVVTVLIQYLNNPDSDPTVIHKSYQALLKWMSVCEDVSSLTDNFKQDLIDVVKKRVCDMRWEVRDSTVEFLGKLAGVLKQGEETCGALLGGCWSTPLLREALQDPESYVRASAISALAQTLEPSWHQGAAVTQGQTDIVTRLLEILSQDTEAFARRAVVQYFIAWFSSRSSHTSPLSSPSSSSSSSSSSLRTNSVSSVLSLGSADLDWEVKVHTLELAELLMDEACSGHRGYRKGSDTPPALRHPYAVISARPLGEGAESDLAGALRNLVEQGVVWALLSGLVDCDRPVGLKACQLLITLRDTVCPRPPPGASPATAAASKVSCELPGCGWGREIRKIPGMKRLDRVKEADVAHRTRCGEVGIERTSEGGDSVCVSVCDILSSLGLDEKLDELSQSSDHVHNSALSLLQDILTASAAHTQQDTEPGQEVIVDCY